A stretch of DNA from Saccharospirillaceae bacterium:
GCTGAAAATTTTCGAGAAGCTGCAAGGCAATCTGATCGATATGGATCAGCTGGAATACCGCGATGATGCGATGGCGCATTATCTCACCGGTATCAGCTTTGAAATGAACGGCGAATACGATGACGCCCGTATCAGCTATCAGAAGGCGGCGAAATCCTACGAGGACGGTTTTGTTAAGCAGTTCCGCCTGGACGACGATATGACGTCCCAGGCCTGGTTCGACGTCGTTCGCATGATGCGTAAAATGGGTGATCAAAATGATGCGCGTCGGCTGGCGAAACGTAAACTGAGCAAAAAGCAGCGCGCCGAGCTGGATAAATGGGATGATACAGCTCAGCTGATTGTGGTTGAAGATAAAGGTCTGGCACCGCATCGCAAAGAAATGAACCTTGAACTGTCGGTTAACCCGACATTGCAGGCGCTGGAAATTCGCCCGTATTTATTCCAGAACGACAATGCCCAGCTTGCCTGGTTTTATGTGTTGTACGCTGATAAAGGCATTCTCGATGCCGTAGCTAACTATCTGGATGCAACCGAAGTGGGCTTTGTCTTTAACAGCTTCACCAAAACGGTAACGCTAGGACCACTGTGGGATACTGCTGAAGATCTGGGTTTGATTCAGGCGATTGGCAACTCCATGCGTATCACCATCCCTTATTACGACCCGATCAAAAAGATGGGCGAGACTGAGCTGATGGTGGGCGATAAAAGCTACAACCTGATCAAGTCTTCCAACCCGGCGCAGATGGGTTTGCAGGAGCAAATCGTCAACTCCGGTTTTGATATCCAGATGGCGCTGGCCCGCTCTGCGTTAAAAGCCTTAACGGCGGCAAAAGTCGGTGATGTGGGTGGGCAATACGGTGGCCTGTTAGCCACGGTCGGTAAATTAACCGCCCAACTGACCGATGCTGCCGAAACCCGTAACTGGTTACTATTGCCCAGCGATGTGCGTATCCGCCGGCTTGCGCTGGAGCCGGGTCAACACCAGCTGACTCTGGATTCGACGTTAGAATACGGTTTGCATCATCGGGAGCAGAAAAATATTGATCTGAAGTCAGGTGAGATTCATCTCTGGCAGGTACGCTCTTTGGCACCCGTTGCCGGAGCACCATCCAGCGCTGTAAAAAGTCTGGTTCAAACCGGCAACTAAACTATTATCCAACTATCTAAAAAGCTAACGCATAAAAAGGAACGAAATTATGCTGAAACAAGTCTCGACTCTGTCTGCCATTGCTAAAGTAACTGCGGCTACCTTGTTAGGCGCTTCCGTTCTGCTGTCTGCAGGCTGCGCGACTAAGGTTTCGCGCATCTCTGCCAGCGAAGAAGTCGCGCTGTCTGATCGCTGGAACGCCAAGGACTCTGAGCTGGTTGCCAATGAAATGATCGAAGACATGCTGTCTTTCCCATGGGCGCGTGATTTCGAAATGGATAACAGCCGTCGTCCAACCGTCATCATTTCCCGTATCCGCAACAAATCTCATGAGCATATCGCAATCGATACTTTCACTAACGACATTAAGCGCGCCATCATTCGCTCTGGTCGAGCCGATTTTGTTGCCGGTGGCGAAGAGCGTGAAGCGATACGTGAAGAACGCCGTGATCAGGAACTGAATGCCCGTAACGCTGCAGCGCAGGGTCAGGAAAACGCAGCCGATTTTGCTCTGTCTGGTGCTGTGAATTCCATTGTTGATCAGGTCGGTGATGATCGTGTGACCTTTTATCAGGTTGATATGAAATTGATCGACATGGAATCGAACCGTGAAGTATGGAATGGTCAGAAGAAGATCCAGAAGCTGCAGGAAAAATCTTCTTTCGGTTTCTAACTCCGCTTCAGAAAAAGGAATAACAGACAATGACTAGACTTCTGTTGCGTAACCGGGCTTTGTTAAAACACTCGCTGCAGAAAACGCTGGTGTTGGTGATTGCAGCCAGTGTCACGGTTGCCTGTATGCCACAAAACAGTAGACCTCAATCGGCTGATGCAACAAATCGTATGAGCCAGAGCGGTTCACCTTCCTGGTTGACCAATACCCCGGAAATGCCGGGTATGGCTTATGGTGTTGGCTCGATAGAAGTGTATGGCAACAAAACCGAGGCATTGAAGCGCGCGGGTGAATTGGCCCGTGTTGATCTGGTGAGTCAGCTGAAGGTGACTGTGTCGGGTGATTTCAGTTCCGATATCACAGAACGCAGCGGCACTAACCGTGAAAGCGAAGTACAGAAGGTTATTCGCAATCACGTCCGTAGCCAGGTGCCTCCGGTTGAGCTGGATGAAGCTCAGATTGTTAAAACCCACATCGATGGCAAATACGCGTATGCCTTAGCAGAGCTGGATCGTTCAAAGGTCGCTGCACGCTTGCGTCGTGACGTGCTGGAAGTGGA
This window harbors:
- a CDS encoding penicillin-binding protein activator LpoB, with amino-acid sequence MLKQVSTLSAIAKVTAATLLGASVLLSAGCATKVSRISASEEVALSDRWNAKDSELVANEMIEDMLSFPWARDFEMDNSRRPTVIISRIRNKSHEHIAIDTFTNDIKRAIIRSGRADFVAGGEEREAIREERRDQELNARNAAAQGQENAADFALSGAVNSIVDQVGDDRVTFYQVDMKLIDMESNREVWNGQKKIQKLQEKSSFGF